A region from the Aegilops tauschii subsp. strangulata cultivar AL8/78 chromosome 5, Aet v6.0, whole genome shotgun sequence genome encodes:
- the LOC109741667 gene encoding uncharacterized protein → MASHRRLRDLLLLAAALLLSASCAAAANFEYCNKGRHYPVKVSGVEIVPDPVVRGQPATFKISASTDKTITKGKLVVDVWYFFLHVDSETHDLCAGTPCPATGKFVLASEQTLPSYTPPGSYSLQMKLLGDKNEELTCISFGFSIGFVAPVAIM, encoded by the exons ATGGCGAGCCACCGCCGCCTCCGCGACCTGCTCCTCCTCGCCGCGGCGCTCCTGCTCTCCGCctcctgcgccgccgccgccaacttcGAGTACTGCA ATAAGGGGCGCCACTATCCGGTGAAGGTGAGCGGCGTCGAGATCGTCCCCGACCCCGTCGTGCGCGGCCAGCCCGCCACCTTCAAGATCTCCGCCTCCACCG ATAAAACCATCACCAAAGGGAAGCTGGTGGTAGATGTGTGGTACTTCTTTTTACACGTCGATTCAGAGACTCATGACTTGTGTGCTGGGACTCCCTGTCCCGCAACGGGCAAATTCGTACTAGCCAGCGAACAGACTTTGCCATCTTACACCCCACCA GGTTCTTACAGTCTCCAGATGAAGCTGCTGGGGGACAAGAACGAGGAGCTGACCTGCATCTCGTTCGGGTTCAGCATCGGGTTCGTCGCGCCTGTCGCCATTATGTGA